A window of the Capricornis sumatraensis isolate serow.1 chromosome 9, serow.2, whole genome shotgun sequence genome harbors these coding sequences:
- the LTC4S gene encoding leukotriene C4 synthase — protein sequence MKDEAALLATVTLLGVLLQAYFSLQVISARRAFRVSPPLTTGPPEFERIYRAQVNCSEYFPLFLATLWVAGIFFHEGAAALCGLVYLFARLRYFQGYARSAQQRLAPLYASARALWLLVALAALGLLAHFLPAVLRATLLGQLRKLLLRA from the exons ATGAAGGACGAGGCAGCCCTTCTGGCCACTGTCACCCTCCTGGGCGTGCTGCTGCAAG CCTACTTCTCTCTGCAGGTGATCTCGGCGCGCAGAGCCTTCCGCGTGTCGCCGCCGCTCACCACCGGCCCGCCGGAGTTCGAGCGCATCTACCGAGCCCA AGTGAACTGCAGCGAGTACTTCCCGCTGTTCCTCGCCACGCTCTGGGTGGCCGGCATCTTCTTTCACGAAG GCGCGGCGGCACTGTGTGGTCTTGTCTACCTGTTCGCGCGCCTCCGCTACTTCCAGGGCTACGCGCGCTCTGCGCAGCAGAG GCTGGCCCCGCTGTACGCGAGCGCGCGCGCGCTCTGGCTTCTCGTGGCCCTGGCGGCCCTTGGCCTGCTCGCCCACTTCCTCCCGGCCGTGCTGCGCGCCACGCTCCTTGGACAGCTCCGGAAACTGCTGCTGAGGGCCTGA